From Pseudomonas poae, the proteins below share one genomic window:
- a CDS encoding HAD-IA family hydrolase yields the protein MCLSAVIGELPDQEKVAVNSGVPKLVIFDCDGVLVQSEEITLSVLITLLNAQAVGGTQLECATYIERFRGRKIAECLYEAQHVLNIELNSEFESQFRHHALNALTRHLKATDGIVEVLQALEIPYCVASSAPRNKIEHCLRLAGLFSYFEGRIFSCYELGRWKPDPLVFLTACDTYGIDVADALVIEDSVTGIQAAVAATINVLGFGPPDRHSMLADAGALPFSDMRDLLTLINERTYSRRRRCEHTRL from the coding sequence ATGTGCCTTTCGGCCGTTATAGGAGAACTACCGGACCAGGAAAAAGTGGCGGTCAATAGTGGCGTGCCCAAGTTGGTTATCTTCGATTGCGACGGTGTACTCGTGCAAAGTGAAGAGATCACCCTGTCTGTGTTGATCACCTTGCTTAATGCCCAAGCAGTGGGCGGTACACAATTAGAGTGTGCGACTTATATCGAGCGTTTTCGTGGGCGCAAGATTGCGGAGTGCTTATATGAAGCGCAGCACGTATTAAATATTGAATTGAACAGCGAGTTTGAATCGCAGTTTCGACACCACGCGCTGAATGCCTTGACGCGTCACTTGAAGGCCACCGATGGCATTGTTGAAGTTCTGCAGGCGTTGGAGATTCCCTATTGCGTAGCGTCGAGTGCGCCGCGCAACAAGATCGAACATTGCCTGCGTCTCGCGGGGCTGTTTTCTTACTTTGAAGGGCGAATATTCAGTTGTTATGAGCTGGGCCGTTGGAAACCGGACCCTCTGGTGTTTTTAACCGCCTGTGACACTTACGGTATTGATGTCGCTGATGCCCTGGTTATCGAAGACAGCGTTACCGGTATACAGGCCGCCGTGGCCGCCACTATCAACGTGTTGGGTTTCGGTCCGCCGGATCGGCACTCGATGTTGGCTGACGCCGGAGCACTACCGTTTTCTGATATGCGTGATTTGTTGACCCTTATTAACGAGCGAACTTACTCAAGGAGGAGGCGCTGTGAACACACTCGGTTATAG
- a CDS encoding glucose 1-dehydrogenase has translation MRISLEQQVALVTGASSGIGAGAAKALAQAGAAVVLNYNSQAAPAEALAEQINAEGGRAIAVGADISKEADVERLFAQTLETFGHLDILVANSGMQKDAAVVDMTLDDWNAVIGVNLTGQFLCARAAVRVFKRQGIREGVSRAAGKIIHMSSVHQLIPWAGHVNYAASKGGVEMLMRTLAQEVSEQRIRINGIAPGAIRTAINRAATEGAAEKELLKLIPYGRVGDVEDVANAVVWLASDASDYVVGSTLFIDGGMSLYPEFRDNG, from the coding sequence ATGCGTATCTCGTTGGAGCAACAAGTGGCCCTGGTGACAGGCGCCAGTTCCGGAATCGGTGCTGGCGCGGCCAAGGCCCTGGCGCAAGCCGGGGCGGCCGTGGTGCTGAATTACAACAGCCAGGCGGCACCGGCCGAAGCCCTGGCAGAGCAGATCAACGCCGAGGGCGGCCGGGCAATTGCCGTCGGCGCCGACATATCAAAAGAAGCCGACGTGGAGCGGCTGTTCGCCCAAACCCTGGAGACCTTCGGCCACCTGGACATCCTGGTGGCCAACTCCGGTATGCAAAAGGACGCCGCAGTGGTCGACATGACCCTCGACGACTGGAACGCCGTGATCGGCGTCAACCTCACCGGCCAGTTCCTGTGCGCCCGGGCGGCGGTGCGGGTGTTCAAACGCCAGGGCATCCGTGAAGGCGTGTCACGGGCCGCCGGCAAAATCATCCATATGAGTTCGGTGCACCAATTGATCCCCTGGGCCGGGCATGTGAATTACGCGGCGTCCAAGGGTGGCGTGGAAATGCTGATGCGCACTCTCGCCCAGGAAGTCAGCGAGCAGCGGATCCGCATCAACGGCATTGCGCCAGGAGCGATTCGGACTGCGATCAATCGCGCGGCCACCGAAGGCGCAGCCGAAAAGGAGCTGCTGAAGTTGATCCCCTATGGCCGCGTCGGCGATGTGGAAGACGTGGCCAACGCGGTGGTGTGGCTGGCCAGTGATGCGTCCGACTATGTCGTGGGCAGCACCTTGTTTATTGATGGCGGCATGAGCCTGTATCCGGAGTTTCGCGACAATGGTTGA
- a CDS encoding glycoside hydrolase family 15 protein gives MVDLKNEPQSAIDAHGIIGDMRSAALVNDKGSIDFFCWPEFDSPAIFCSLLDTPEAGVFQLTPDLPNARREQIYLPDTNVLQTRWLSDEAVVEITDLLVISEEPDDLPLLIRRVRVVSGTASIHLRCAVRHDYARAPTVAALDNGTVCFRADGQPGLRLSGSHPLQVKDGAAVASFVLDQEEGAEFVLGGQDDERVDSSCTDLALAHTLKFWRGWIAQSNYRGRWREMVNRSALALKLLTSRKHGAIIAAATFGLPETPGGERNWDYRYTWIRDASFTVYAFMRLGFVEEANAYMRWLKGRVSDCCGQPTKINILYGIDGRQELPETTLDHFSGHGGAKPVRIGNEAVDQIQLDIYGELMDAVYLVNKYGEAISHEGWKHTVEVADQVCEIWNQKDVGIWEMRGEQHHFLHSRLMCWVALDRAIRLAYKRSLPAPFARWDQTRQAIYADIWSNFWNEERGHFVQHIGSTALDGSMLLMPLVRFVAATDPRWLSTLEAIQKSLVRDGMVYRYRNDDSQIDGLQGTEGAFAACSFWYVECLARAGQVEKAHLEFEQLLRYANPLGLYAEEFDSQAHHLGNTPQALSHLALISAATFLDRKLSGEKTTWQP, from the coding sequence ATGGTTGATTTGAAAAACGAACCACAAAGCGCCATCGATGCGCACGGCATCATCGGCGATATGCGCAGTGCGGCCCTGGTGAACGACAAAGGCAGCATCGATTTTTTCTGCTGGCCGGAATTCGACAGCCCCGCGATCTTTTGCTCGCTGCTGGATACGCCCGAGGCCGGGGTTTTCCAGCTCACCCCGGACCTGCCCAACGCCCGCCGCGAGCAAATTTACCTGCCCGACACCAACGTACTGCAAACCCGCTGGCTCAGTGATGAAGCCGTGGTCGAGATCACCGACCTGCTGGTCATCAGCGAAGAACCCGATGACCTGCCCCTGCTGATTCGCCGGGTCCGCGTGGTCAGCGGCACAGCCAGCATTCACCTGCGCTGCGCCGTACGCCATGACTATGCACGCGCGCCTACCGTTGCGGCGCTGGATAACGGCACGGTGTGCTTTCGCGCCGACGGCCAGCCTGGCCTGCGCCTGTCCGGCAGCCACCCGCTGCAGGTCAAGGACGGGGCCGCTGTAGCGAGCTTTGTGCTGGACCAGGAAGAAGGTGCCGAGTTCGTACTCGGTGGCCAGGACGATGAACGGGTGGACAGCAGCTGCACCGACCTGGCGCTGGCCCACACCTTGAAATTCTGGCGCGGCTGGATCGCACAGTCGAACTATCGCGGGCGCTGGCGTGAAATGGTTAACCGCTCGGCCTTGGCGCTCAAGCTGCTGACCTCGCGCAAACACGGCGCCATTATTGCCGCCGCCACCTTTGGCTTGCCGGAAACTCCGGGCGGCGAACGCAACTGGGACTACCGCTACACCTGGATCCGCGACGCCTCGTTTACCGTCTACGCCTTTATGCGCCTGGGCTTTGTCGAGGAGGCCAATGCGTACATGCGCTGGCTCAAGGGCCGGGTCAGCGACTGCTGCGGCCAGCCGACCAAGATCAATATCCTGTATGGCATCGACGGGCGTCAGGAACTGCCCGAAACCACGCTGGACCACTTCAGCGGCCACGGCGGCGCCAAGCCGGTGCGCATCGGCAATGAGGCGGTCGACCAGATCCAGCTGGATATTTATGGCGAGCTGATGGACGCGGTGTACCTGGTCAACAAGTACGGCGAAGCCATTTCCCATGAGGGCTGGAAACACACGGTGGAAGTCGCCGATCAGGTCTGCGAGATCTGGAACCAGAAGGACGTGGGCATCTGGGAAATGCGCGGTGAGCAGCATCACTTCCTGCATTCGCGGCTGATGTGCTGGGTGGCCCTGGACCGTGCCATCCGCCTGGCATACAAGCGCTCACTGCCGGCGCCGTTTGCGCGCTGGGACCAAACGCGCCAGGCGATTTACGCCGACATCTGGAGCAACTTCTGGAACGAAGAACGTGGGCATTTTGTGCAGCATATCGGCAGCACGGCCCTTGACGGCTCGATGCTGTTGATGCCGCTGGTACGCTTTGTCGCGGCCACCGATCCGCGCTGGCTTTCGACCCTGGAAGCCATCCAGAAAAGCCTGGTGCGCGATGGCATGGTCTACCGCTACCGCAACGACGACAGCCAGATCGACGGCCTGCAAGGCACCGAGGGCGCATTTGCCGCCTGCTCGTTCTGGTACGTCGAATGCCTGGCCCGCGCCGGCCAAGTCGAAAAGGCCCACCTGGAATTCGAACAACTGCTGCGCTACGCCAACCCACTGGGCCTGTACGCCGAAGAGTTCGACAGCCAGGCCCACCACTTGGGCAACACGCCCCAAGCCTTGAGCCACTTGGCGCTGATTAGCGCGGCGACCTTCCTGGACCGCAAGCTCAGTGGGGAGAAAACCACCTGGCAGCCGTGA
- a CDS encoding alpha/beta hydrolase: MPILYVRTTMLDVAYEAHGPVDGEPVILLHGFPYDPRGYDHIAPVLAERGCRVLVPYLRGYGPTRFINEQVMRSGQQAALAKDLLDLMDALAIPQATLVGYDWGGRAACIVAALWPQRVRGLVTGDGYNIQDIAKSITPRAPETEHRLWYQFYFHTQRGVDGLTANRREFCKLLWSLWSPSWAEGPNLYRQTAPSFDNPDFVDVVIHSYRHRFLYAPGDPELEAIEQALALQPAIAVPSISLCGADDGVGPPPQEDDDVEHFSGFYRRQVLPGVGHNIPQEAPQVTVAAILELLDRR, encoded by the coding sequence ATGCCGATTCTCTACGTACGCACCACCATGCTCGACGTGGCCTATGAAGCCCACGGCCCCGTTGACGGCGAGCCGGTAATCCTGCTGCATGGTTTCCCCTACGACCCGCGCGGCTATGACCACATCGCCCCGGTGCTGGCCGAGCGTGGTTGCCGGGTGCTGGTGCCGTACCTGCGCGGTTATGGGCCTACGCGGTTTATCAATGAACAGGTCATGCGTTCCGGCCAACAGGCGGCGCTGGCCAAGGATTTGCTGGATTTGATGGACGCGCTGGCGATCCCGCAGGCCACGCTCGTCGGGTATGACTGGGGGGGGCGCGCCGCGTGTATTGTTGCGGCACTGTGGCCGCAGCGGGTGCGCGGGTTGGTGACCGGGGATGGCTACAACATCCAGGACATTGCCAAATCCATCACGCCGCGTGCACCGGAAACGGAGCATCGATTGTGGTACCAGTTCTACTTTCATACCCAGCGCGGTGTGGACGGGCTGACCGCCAATCGTCGGGAGTTCTGTAAGTTGTTGTGGTCACTGTGGTCGCCGTCCTGGGCCGAGGGGCCGAACCTGTATCGGCAGACGGCGCCGTCGTTCGATAACCCGGACTTTGTCGACGTGGTGATTCACTCTTATCGCCATCGCTTCCTGTACGCGCCCGGCGACCCCGAACTGGAAGCCATCGAGCAGGCGCTCGCGCTGCAACCGGCGATTGCGGTGCCGAGCATTTCGCTGTGCGGCGCCGATGATGGCGTGGGCCCGCCGCCGCAAGAAGATGACGACGTGGAACACTTCAGCGGTTTCTACCGGCGCCAGGTGTTGCCCGGCGTGGGCCACAATATTCCCCAGGAAGCGCCGCAGGTGACGGTCGCGGCGATCCTTGAGTTACTCGACAGGCGCTAA
- a CDS encoding isocyanide synthase family protein — protein sequence MENQSHDTASRILQEILKIHRRDPTHNSAGNSNEELETISKVQIPCIQYFVEAGKPVELVLPAFPAKSPNLRKVLGQLPDMAEKICLQALNTLCANIKNIYSPGAKLTICSDGRVFSDLIGVDDQDVSRYQHVIQTIITQSYPEHLRLYNLEDCAQFDASATDFARLRQLMAARYAEPCDSIKSTLMKSQDGVLLYRAITRFMFEDNWAPDYVGSKNSLQKKSKLLAVSVIQRSWAWGALLADEFPNAIRLSIHPQPATSLKIGIHMMPTQDCWMTPWHGVAVKVGEKYVLMSRHAAQLCGAQLVMEDESPSHYILETPPMQNAMILENAV from the coding sequence ATGGAAAATCAATCACACGACACTGCATCCCGCATCCTACAAGAGATACTGAAAATTCATCGCAGAGACCCGACGCACAACTCGGCCGGCAACTCAAACGAGGAGTTAGAAACAATTAGCAAAGTGCAAATCCCTTGTATTCAATACTTCGTTGAGGCCGGCAAACCAGTCGAATTGGTGTTGCCGGCCTTTCCTGCCAAGTCGCCCAACCTGCGCAAGGTCCTTGGCCAACTGCCGGACATGGCAGAAAAAATCTGCCTGCAGGCGCTGAACACGCTGTGCGCCAATATCAAGAATATCTACTCGCCAGGCGCGAAACTGACCATCTGCTCTGATGGCCGCGTCTTCAGCGACTTGATTGGCGTCGACGATCAGGATGTGAGTCGCTACCAGCACGTTATTCAAACGATAATTACGCAGTCATACCCAGAACATTTGAGGCTCTATAACCTTGAGGACTGCGCCCAGTTCGATGCCTCAGCGACGGATTTCGCCCGTCTGCGTCAGTTGATGGCCGCACGCTACGCCGAACCCTGCGACTCGATAAAAAGTACGCTTATGAAATCTCAGGACGGTGTACTGCTGTATCGAGCTATCACGCGATTTATGTTTGAGGATAACTGGGCACCCGACTATGTCGGGTCGAAGAACTCGCTGCAGAAAAAATCCAAACTTCTTGCCGTCAGTGTTATCCAGCGCAGTTGGGCGTGGGGGGCGCTACTTGCCGATGAGTTCCCCAATGCAATCCGACTTTCAATTCACCCACAGCCTGCGACCAGCCTGAAAATCGGTATACATATGATGCCGACACAAGACTGCTGGATGACACCCTGGCACGGTGTCGCAGTCAAGGTCGGCGAAAAGTACGTGCTTATGAGTCGGCATGCAGCGCAGTTGTGTGGGGCACAGTTGGTGATGGAGGACGAATCGCCAAGTCATTACATCCTCGAAACGCCGCCTATGCAAAACGCGATGATCCTGGAGAACGCCGTATGA
- a CDS encoding TauD/TfdA family dioxygenase, which produces MRDLNLQSLVTVSPLPAQSGQTPEFGVMLKPMQDRRHVGELPVSWLRALVHSHQLVLLRGFDSFDGPESLTRYCAHFGQIMMWPFGAVLELEEHADANDHIFANSYVPLHWDGMYLETVPEFQIFQCVNAIEAHQGGRTTFSNTAHALRIAPPQMRDLWSKATGSYQRTVELYSNTARAPIIGAHPHRQFPVMRYCQQPVEGDSSFINPSTYTFSGIGAGEQATLLDSLNTALHDPRVHYAHQWHTGDILLTDNFTLLHGRESFTQRSGRHLRRVHIHSEPPLRNPHVSGVMQRAGGEPSLST; this is translated from the coding sequence ATGAGGGACCTCAACCTACAGAGCCTCGTCACCGTTTCGCCGCTGCCGGCCCAATCCGGTCAAACGCCGGAATTCGGCGTAATGCTGAAGCCGATGCAAGATCGCCGGCATGTGGGCGAACTGCCGGTTTCGTGGCTGCGTGCGCTGGTGCACAGCCATCAACTGGTGCTGCTGCGCGGTTTCGACAGTTTCGACGGCCCCGAGAGCCTCACCCGCTACTGTGCCCACTTCGGGCAGATCATGATGTGGCCGTTCGGCGCCGTGCTGGAACTGGAGGAGCATGCCGATGCAAACGATCACATCTTTGCCAACAGCTATGTCCCCTTGCATTGGGATGGTATGTACCTGGAAACGGTGCCCGAATTTCAGATTTTCCAGTGCGTGAACGCAATCGAGGCGCATCAAGGCGGCCGCACGACTTTTTCGAACACTGCCCATGCGCTACGTATTGCACCACCGCAGATGCGTGACCTGTGGAGCAAGGCCACAGGCAGCTATCAGCGCACCGTCGAACTCTATAGCAATACGGCACGCGCACCGATCATCGGTGCCCATCCACACCGTCAGTTCCCGGTTATGAGGTATTGCCAGCAACCGGTGGAAGGTGACAGCAGTTTTATCAACCCATCGACCTACACTTTCAGCGGCATTGGAGCGGGTGAGCAAGCGACTTTGCTCGACAGTCTCAACACCGCCCTTCACGACCCGCGTGTCCACTATGCTCATCAATGGCATACCGGCGATATTTTACTGACGGACAACTTTACCCTCCTGCATGGCCGGGAAAGCTTTACTCAGCGTAGTGGCCGTCATTTGCGCCGAGTACATATTCATAGCGAACCGCCCCTGCGCAACCCGCATGTGTCGGGTGTCATGCAGCGAGCGGGAGGCGAGCCTAGCCTGTCGACGTAA
- a CDS encoding FAD-binding protein has product MTAPVIDVVVVGAGPVGLACAYLGRLCNLQVVIVDKSSAPLQVGRADALNARTLQLLEIVDLFDELHAKGKPCNTSSVWADGKFTSRQSTWWDALEGCFHKHFLMLGQSFVEQSLDEKLKAMESAVRRDTWVSDISVTDDGCTTVLSTGEIIKSRFVIGADGSRSFVRSLFNVPFAVTYPQLIWAVLDGVIETDFVKVPEIIVFQAETSDVAWIPREGNLDRFYVRMDVKDFTVEQAIAKINRAMQPHTLRFKEVVWFSQFSVKESVAEHYAIADKVFLAGDACHIHSVNGGQGLNTGLADAFNIMWKMSMVLNGDAPIELLRTYEQERKRVAMGVVETSGELVRTTKYSETGTHANDYLKVVERRAGYITGMGVRYGEHELHGTRVLDFPVHHNGENAGTRLYSLLDYRFFTLLVFGDCELKLDLPPFVKLIRIDEEHSPYSDQMILVRPDSYIATSCSLTDISAVTDYLTGLS; this is encoded by the coding sequence ATGACTGCCCCTGTGATCGATGTTGTCGTTGTCGGCGCCGGCCCCGTAGGCCTTGCCTGTGCCTACCTGGGCCGGCTGTGTAATCTTCAGGTAGTGATCGTCGATAAATCTTCGGCTCCGCTTCAAGTCGGACGGGCTGATGCTCTCAACGCACGAACGCTGCAGTTGCTTGAGATCGTTGATCTGTTTGACGAACTTCACGCCAAGGGTAAACCGTGCAACACCAGTTCGGTGTGGGCCGACGGTAAGTTCACGTCGCGTCAATCGACGTGGTGGGACGCGCTGGAGGGGTGTTTTCACAAGCATTTCCTTATGCTAGGGCAATCGTTCGTCGAGCAGTCGCTGGATGAGAAACTCAAGGCGATGGAGAGCGCCGTACGCCGCGACACCTGGGTCAGTGATATCAGCGTTACCGACGATGGGTGTACGACAGTCCTGTCGACCGGCGAGATTATCAAGTCCAGGTTCGTGATAGGTGCCGACGGCTCGCGCTCGTTTGTGCGCAGCCTCTTCAATGTTCCTTTCGCGGTGACGTATCCGCAATTGATCTGGGCGGTCCTGGATGGCGTGATCGAGACTGATTTCGTGAAGGTTCCGGAAATCATCGTGTTCCAGGCTGAAACCTCCGATGTGGCCTGGATCCCACGCGAAGGCAATCTGGATCGATTTTATGTTCGCATGGACGTCAAGGATTTCACCGTCGAACAAGCGATCGCCAAGATCAACCGTGCCATGCAGCCGCACACGTTGCGCTTCAAGGAAGTCGTCTGGTTCTCGCAGTTCTCCGTAAAAGAATCGGTGGCCGAACACTATGCAATTGCCGACAAGGTGTTTCTGGCGGGGGACGCTTGCCATATCCATTCGGTAAATGGTGGCCAGGGTTTGAACACCGGGTTGGCGGACGCTTTTAACATCATGTGGAAGATGAGCATGGTGCTCAATGGCGATGCGCCAATCGAGCTTCTGCGTACCTACGAACAAGAGCGCAAGCGGGTGGCCATGGGGGTTGTCGAGACGTCTGGCGAACTTGTGCGTACCACCAAGTATTCCGAGACTGGAACGCATGCCAACGACTACCTCAAGGTTGTCGAGCGCAGGGCTGGGTACATCACCGGCATGGGGGTTCGTTACGGCGAGCATGAGCTTCATGGCACGCGTGTGCTCGACTTCCCGGTCCACCACAACGGGGAGAACGCGGGCACGCGTCTCTATTCGCTGCTCGACTATCGGTTCTTCACGCTTCTGGTCTTCGGTGACTGCGAGTTGAAGTTGGATCTGCCGCCCTTCGTCAAGCTGATCAGGATTGACGAGGAACACAGCCCTTACAGCGATCAAATGATCCTGGTTCGCCCCGATTCCTATATCGCTACCTCATGCTCACTCACGGACATATCGGCGGTTACGGATTACCTCACAGGGTTATCTTGA
- a CDS encoding LysE family translocator, whose product MIEPATLAVFSGAVLLLLLSPGPNMAFVISHGVTHGWRGGVASGLGIGVADLLLTALTATGVTAVVASWPPSFDLIRNAGVVYLLWLAFKTVQKRPGAMTDQVEPVRLRRVFLRAMLNSLLNPKALLFFVVFLPQFVRPEAGPIAIQLLVLGGVLTLIAAVFHVLLGIFGGAVSRFFAGRPVGAVLQKWGLATVLMALAVRLALMPRPS is encoded by the coding sequence ATGATCGAGCCTGCAACCCTGGCGGTTTTTTCCGGTGCTGTTTTGCTGTTGCTGTTATCACCGGGGCCGAATATGGCGTTTGTCATCAGCCATGGCGTTACCCATGGCTGGCGCGGCGGGGTGGCCTCGGGCCTGGGCATCGGCGTGGCGGACTTGCTGCTCACGGCATTGACCGCCACCGGCGTGACCGCCGTGGTCGCCAGTTGGCCGCCGTCGTTCGACCTGATCCGCAATGCGGGGGTCGTCTACCTGCTGTGGCTGGCGTTCAAGACCGTGCAAAAGCGCCCCGGCGCGATGACGGATCAGGTCGAGCCGGTGCGTCTGCGTCGCGTGTTTCTACGGGCCATGCTCAACAGCCTGCTCAACCCCAAGGCGCTGCTGTTCTTTGTGGTATTCCTGCCGCAGTTCGTGCGCCCCGAGGCGGGGCCGATCGCCATCCAATTGCTGGTGCTGGGCGGCGTTCTGACGTTGATCGCCGCGGTGTTTCATGTGCTGCTGGGGATTTTCGGCGGTGCCGTCAGCCGCTTTTTTGCTGGCCGTCCGGTTGGCGCCGTCTTGCAGAAATGGGGCTTGGCTACAGTGCTGATGGCTCTGGCCGTGCGTCTGGCGCTGATGCCTCGACCAAGCTGA
- a CDS encoding sigma-70 family RNA polymerase sigma factor: MSSDHPLDHAAIGQLYHAHHSWLRGWLSRRTGCREHAADLAQETFVRLLNARKQQTLQQPRAYLSSIARSLMIDQYRRRELERAYLESLAHFPEAEVPSEETRRLILDSLERIDRLLDQLKPRVREAFLLAQLDGLTCAQIGLRLGVSKATVERDLAKALHACYRLRYAEC, encoded by the coding sequence ATGTCGAGCGATCACCCACTGGACCATGCCGCCATCGGCCAGCTTTACCATGCCCATCACTCCTGGCTGCGCGGTTGGTTGAGCCGACGCACCGGGTGCCGTGAACATGCCGCCGACCTGGCGCAGGAAACCTTCGTGCGCCTGCTTAACGCACGCAAGCAGCAGACCTTGCAGCAACCTCGCGCTTACCTGAGCAGCATTGCGCGCAGTTTGATGATCGACCAGTACCGGCGCCGCGAACTGGAGCGCGCCTACCTCGAAAGCCTCGCGCATTTCCCCGAAGCCGAGGTGCCGTCGGAGGAAACCCGGCGGCTGATTCTCGACAGCCTGGAACGCATCGACCGCCTCCTCGACCAGCTCAAACCCCGGGTGCGCGAAGCCTTCCTGCTGGCGCAACTGGACGGCCTGACCTGTGCGCAGATCGGCCTGCGCCTGGGCGTGTCCAAGGCCACCGTAGAGCGCGACCTGGCCAAGGCGCTGCACGCCTGTTATCGGTTGCGCTATGCCGAATGCTGA
- a CDS encoding FecR domain-containing protein, whose protein sequence is MPNADPRLVDQAIQWMIKLRFNVADDASAAAFDRWLHTSAEHQQVWQRVVSMNDDFSALPAQVGRHALRGARQRISRREGLKLLGLVAGAAGLTWLGRDYTPLPALMADYRTATGERRWVALSDGSRIQLNSASAIDTTFTPERRLVHLRQGEMLLTTGTDSRPFWVQTRDGYLQAFGTRLLVREDAQGTLLAVQQGTVAVMADSARQVVKPGEQVLFDRHGIRSPLANGLDPWGWSDGVISAHNMRLDDFLAELSRYRSGLLRCSEAVAGLRVSGTYQLSDTDQVLSLVAQSLPVDVTYRSRYWVSVIPRV, encoded by the coding sequence ATGCCGAATGCTGACCCGCGCCTGGTGGACCAGGCCATTCAATGGATGATCAAGCTGCGCTTCAACGTCGCCGATGACGCCAGCGCCGCCGCGTTCGACCGCTGGCTGCACACCAGCGCCGAACATCAGCAGGTGTGGCAGCGCGTGGTGTCGATGAATGATGATTTCAGCGCACTGCCGGCGCAGGTCGGCCGCCATGCCCTGCGCGGTGCCCGCCAACGGATCAGCCGTCGCGAAGGCTTGAAGCTGCTGGGGTTGGTGGCCGGTGCAGCCGGTTTGACCTGGCTCGGCCGCGACTACACGCCGCTGCCCGCCCTGATGGCTGACTACCGCACCGCCACCGGCGAACGGCGCTGGGTGGCGCTGAGCGACGGCAGCCGGATCCAGCTCAACAGCGCCAGTGCGATCGACACCACCTTCACCCCCGAGCGCCGCCTGGTACATCTGCGCCAGGGGGAAATGCTGCTGACCACCGGCACTGACAGCCGGCCGTTCTGGGTGCAGACCCGCGACGGTTACCTGCAAGCCTTCGGCACGCGCTTGCTGGTACGCGAAGACGCCCAGGGCACCCTGCTCGCGGTGCAACAAGGTACGGTGGCGGTAATGGCTGACAGCGCACGCCAGGTGGTCAAGCCCGGCGAACAGGTGCTGTTCGACCGCCACGGCATTCGCTCGCCCCTCGCCAATGGCCTGGACCCCTGGGGTTGGAGCGATGGAGTGATCAGCGCCCACAACATGCGCCTGGACGACTTCCTCGCCGAGCTGAGCCGCTACCGCAGCGGGCTCTTGCGCTGCAGCGAAGCCGTGGCCGGGTTGCGGGTCTCGGGCACTTATCAGCTAAGTGATACCGACCAGGTATTAAGCCTGGTGGCGCAATCGCTGCCGGTCGACGTCACCTACCGCAGCCGCTATTGGGTGAGTGTTATACCCCGCGTGTAA